A segment of the Panacibacter ginsenosidivorans genome:
AAAAGTGGAGTTGGAGCATTGCAATGAAGCCAATTGGGTAAAAGAAATAAAAGTATAAGATTATGAACCTATCTGCGGAACAAGTATGACGCTTTTCTTGCGTCGCACGCTTGTACTTAAGTAATTCAATTCAGCAAAGCACAGTAAAAATATTTTCATGAAAGGCATGATTCTCGCGGCAGGACTTGGCACGCGCTTAAAACCCTGGACAGACAAGCATCCCAAAGCATTGGCAATAGTAAACAGTAAAAGTTTATTACAACGCAATGTTGAATACCTGCAGCAAAATAATATATATGACGTAATTGTAAACGTGCATCATTTTGCAGACCAGATCATTAATGCAATCGAAGAAAACAAAGGCTGGGGCAGCAACATAATTATCAGCGATGAAACAGATGTTGTATTAGAAACCGGTGGTGGTTTAAAAAAAGCCGGGCCATATTTAAAAGATTCAAAGTCTTTCGTTCTAATAAACTGCGATATTTTAACCGATCTTGATCTTTCAAAGCTTACCAACTATCATAATCAACAGGATTCTTTAGCAACATTGGCTGTAACAAACAGGAAAACTTCCCGCTACTTTTTATTTAATGATAATGGTGAATTATGTGGCTGGCGTAATACAACAACCGGTGAAGAAAGAATCTCAAAATCCGCAGATTCATATTATCAAAAAGCTTTTAGTGGCATTCATGTATTGAGCAATAGAATATTTGATGTAATGCAGCAGCAGGGAAAATTTTCTATGGTTGATGTTTACTTATCGTTGGCTGCAACAGAAACCATCAAATGTTTTGATCATTCTGAAAGTAAATTCATCGATGTTGGCAAACCCGAAAGCATTCTAAAAGCTGAAGAACTGTTTGCATAACTGTCGCCATAAGTTGTACAGATAAAGTGATTGCGACGCAACGAAGACGCCATGAAAAGCAAATGCCGGTATCAAAAAATCATAACAATTTCAACAAACAACCAGCATAAAAATTATCATTTTATTACACAGAGCCGTCTCCTCTCCTTAAGGAGAGAGGAAAGAGAGGTGAGGTAAATTTGGAAGCTATTTATTATTTCCATTACATTTGCAATCGGAAATAAAACGGAAGAAGGGAACGAAATCGTTCCCTTCTCTTTTTATCATATGGCAACAGATACACTTATAAAGGAACTTGAGCGGCTTACAGACGAGGTTTTGGCACCGGAACCTGAGTATTTCAGGGTGAATGTGAAGATAAAGCCTACCAATAATGTTAAAGTCTTTATAGATGGCGATAAAGGCGTATCTATAGAAAAATGTGTGCAGTTCAATCGCAAGCTGTACAAGATACTAGAAGAAAAAGCATTATTCCCGGATGGAGATTTTTCTTTGGAGGTTTCTTCACCGGGTGTTGATGAGCCCTTGAAAATGCACCGGCAGTACAATAAGAATATCGGTCGTTTTGTTGAAGTTATTTTTATTGACGGTAGCAAAAAAGAAGGCAAGCTTTTACAGGTAGCAGAAGCAGACATTATTTTAGAGTTAACTACTGGGAAAGGTAAAAAAGCAGCAATCCAGCAATTGGTTATACCATTTAATAATATAAAAACAACAACAGTTCAAATCAAATTCTAATTCTTACGAATTTCGCTATGTGGAATTCGTATCAAAACATTTCGAGCTATGGCTAGTATAAACCTGATTGACGCATTCCAGGAATTTAAAGATGCGGAAAATATAGACCGCCCAACGTTGATGAAAGTGGTGGAAGATGTGTTCAAAACCTTACTTCGTAAAAGATTCGGAAGCGATGAAAATTTTG
Coding sequences within it:
- a CDS encoding nucleotidyltransferase family protein — translated: MKGMILAAGLGTRLKPWTDKHPKALAIVNSKSLLQRNVEYLQQNNIYDVIVNVHHFADQIINAIEENKGWGSNIIISDETDVVLETGGGLKKAGPYLKDSKSFVLINCDILTDLDLSKLTNYHNQQDSLATLAVTNRKTSRYFLFNDNGELCGWRNTTTGEERISKSADSYYQKAFSGIHVLSNRIFDVMQQQGKFSMVDVYLSLAATETIKCFDHSESKFIDVGKPESILKAEELFA
- the rimP gene encoding ribosome maturation factor RimP, with the translated sequence MATDTLIKELERLTDEVLAPEPEYFRVNVKIKPTNNVKVFIDGDKGVSIEKCVQFNRKLYKILEEKALFPDGDFSLEVSSPGVDEPLKMHRQYNKNIGRFVEVIFIDGSKKEGKLLQVAEADIILELTTGKGKKAAIQQLVIPFNNIKTTTVQIKF